ATTTCTCGGTCCCGTCGACGCTTAAGGCCTGGGTTGACCTGATCGCCCGTGTCGGTGTGACCTTCAACTACACTGAAAATGGCCCGAAAGGCCTGCTTGAAGGCAAGAAAGCCTATATCGTTGTTGCCACCGGCGGTGTTCCGGTCAACAGCCCGGCCGATTTCGCGACCCCGTATCTGAAACAGGTTCTTGGTTTCGTCGGTATTTCCGATATTGACGTTATCGATGCATCCGGTTTCGCGGTAAACGCCGAAGAAGCCATGGAACGTGCGATTGCCAATGTGGCTGCTGCACCGCTTCCGACGGCGGCATAACGCCTACCCCTGTTGCATTGCCCGCGGGAAATCGATCATCGCAATCCATCCCCCCCCCCCGTTGCGGTCCATTGGTTTCCCAAAAATGCCCGAACGAGCATCTCGTTTGGGCATTTTCGTATTTGTTAACTTGACGAATTACAGGAATTAACCGGTATTTAGGGAGTCTTGCGTTACAGCAGGGCACGCAAAACGGGAACGGGGAATTTTTGTGAAACGCGTAGCGATTGTACTGGCATGGCTTCTGTTTGTCGGCGGACTGACATTTGCCGTAATCCGTTTCAGCGGATTGCTCGACAGTATGCTGATGGCAGATGAGCCGGCAGACATCAGTCTGGGACCGGATATCGACCTGCCGCAATCACCGACCTATTTCCTGATCTGCCCGCCGGATGCCTGCCCATCGACCGATCGCAACGTGCCAAGCCCGGTATTCGATGCATCGCCCGATACCGTCGCAACCGCCTTGCAGGCAACCGCGGGCGCACAAGGCATGAAACTTGTCGAGGGGAATGGATTGGCGCTTGAATTGCGCTTCCTTGCCCGGACGCCTGTTTTCCGTTTTCCCGACTGGGTTGATGTCAAGGTCATTCCCGGTGAAAATGGCGGCAGCCGCGTTTTTGCCTATTCCCGATCCGTCTATGGCAGTGACGATTTCGGCCAGAATGAAAAACGCCTGAAATCATGGATGGCGGCAACCGTCGCCCTGATTGGCCGGCAGGCCGCGCCGCAGAACTGATTGTTCGTTTGCGACGGGGTTTGGTTGGTGTACCGGAATGCGACCCGCCCATGATGTTTTCACACGTGACTTTTCAGAACTGAAAGACTAGGTTCCGCGCCATGCAATTTTCACCGTTGTTTATCGCATCCATCGCATTGGGCGGGGCTATCGGGGCGGTTGCCCGATATGGTGTTTCTGCCCTGATGGGCGCGACACTTGGTCATGGATTTCCATGGGGGACTTTGACGGTCAATATCGTCGGCTCCTTCCTGATGGGGCTTCTGATCGAGCTTTCGGCGGTCAAGCTGTCGCTCAGTCCTGAAATGCGGGCCTTCCTTGTGACCGGCTTTCTGGGGGCGTTTACAACGTTTTCGACTTTTTCGCTCGATGTCGCGACCTTATATGAACGCGGTAATATCGGCCTTTCGGGCCTTTATGTCGCGGTTTCGGTCTGCGTTGGCATCGCAGCATTGTTCGGCGCAATCGCGCTGGTAAGGGGAGTTCTGCAATGAGTGGCGTCACTCTGCGCAAGGTTAAGAATGACGAAGCCGAAATGCGGCTGGATCGCTGGTTCAAACGGAACTGCCCGGAATTTACCTTTGGGCAGGTTCAGAAGTTCCTGCGGGGTGGTCAGATCCGTGTTGATGGCAAACGTGCCAAGGCCGGTCAGCGCCTTGAGCCCGGTCAGGAAGTCCGTGTTCCCCCCGCGCCGGTCATGTCGGGCGGCGGTATGGGGCCATGGGCGGAGGGCAATTACGATGCGGCCAATGCGGCCCAGCATGTAAAATCCGGCCCGGCCAAATCGAACGCGACCGAGGAAGAACTTCAGGCGTTGCGCGATTCCGTCATTTTCTATGACGAGGTGGTTCTGGCGATCAACAAGCCCGCCGGTCTGGCGGTGCAGGGCGGGACCAATACCGACCTTCATGTTGATGGCATGCTTGATGCGTTAAAGCTTGATAGCAAGGAACGCCCGAAACTGGTGCATCGTCTTGATAAAGACACCAGCGGCGTGCTGTTGCTTGCACGGTCGGCATCGGCGGCCAATGCCCTGACCAAGGCATTCAAGGACAAGACCACGCGGAAATTGTACTGGGCGATTGTTACCGGTGCGCCCGATGAACGCGAAGGTCTGATTGATGCCCCGCTTGCCAAACATGGCGGCAAGGGCGGTGAAAAGATGGTCATCGACGAAAAAGAAGGCAAATCCGCCCAGACGATCTATCGTCAGTTGGCCCGTGCCGGACGCCGTGCGGCGTGGCTTGCCCTGTCGCCGCTGACCGGTCGTACCCACCAGCTGCGCGCGCATTGTCAGGCGATAGAATGCCCGATCCTTGGCGATGGTAAATATGGCGGGGCCAAAGCGTTTCTTGATGGACTGTCAAACCAGATGCATCTGCATGCGCGCGCGATTGACTTTCCCCATCCGGTGACCGGCCATCGCGTCGTGATCGAAGCCCCGGTGCCCGAACATTTCAGCGCAACCATCAAAGCGTTGAACTTTGATCCGAAAACGCCAACCAAATTCCTGACGCCGGAAATCCACCGGGAAAAGGAAATCAAACCGAAACCCAAGGCAAAGCCGTCCCGGTTGCGTAAAAGATAACGGATGCGGTCAGTGTCCGAAACGCGAAAAGCCGACGCAGTGCGTCGGCTTTTTCGTCCCTGTCAACGGCGTTGATGACAATCGATCTTTAAGGGCGCGCGACCATTTTGTCGAAGCGGTTGATAAACGCATCATGAACCCGGCGCAGATGTTGGGCGTGGACCGTATTTCCCGTACGTTCGCACATTTCCGCCTGGCTTTTGATCATAATAGCAATCCGTTTGCGCCCCCGTGGGGTGTGCACCATGCTTTCGCCTTCCTCAAGGGCGGTCAGAAGGGGGATGTGTTCACACTCGGCAATCGCGAGGATTTCCTCCTCGCTCAGATCGCTGAAATCGATGCAGTCCCGAAGTGTGAGCATGTTCAGCCTCCGCAGTTTGCGTGCTAACAGAATCATCCTAACCCTACCTTGGGGTGTTCGAAAGTGTGTTGAAATTTACCATTGGTTTCCATTGCTTGCCGCAGAGCAAAAAATGCGTCGACTTTGCATGGGCTAGAGACTCGATCTTTGGCGGACTTTGGAATAATCTCCGCCGCGATATGAACAGAACTGGATGACTTTTGATGGCGAACGATCCGCTCAGGCTTGTGGTTTTTGATTGTGACGGTACGCTGGTTGATAGCCAGCATGCTATTGCGCATTGCATGGATCATGCCTTTGCCGCACATGACCTTGATTGCCCCGGCCTTGAAAAGACACGTACCATCATCGGTCTGAGCCTGCCTGAAGCAATCCGCAAGCTTGCCGCACCGGGCATGATCGATGACGCAATTATTGAAGGCGTCACCGCGGCCTATAAGGCGGCATTCTTTGAATTGCGCCAGACCCCGGATTTTTACGAGCCGCTTTTCCCCGGTGTGCGCGAAATGCTGGCCGCACTGGATACGCGCAACTGGCTTTTGGGGGTTGCGACGGGCAAGGCGCGCCGCGGGCTTGATGCCGTTCTGGCGCGCAACGCACTTGAAGGCCGGTTCGTTACCCTTCAGACATGCGACAATCATCCGTCCAAACCCCATCCGTCGATGTTGCACGCCGCCATGGATGAAACCGGCGTGGATGCACCCAATGCGGTGATCATTGGCGATACCGCCTATGATATCGAAATGGGCCGGGCGGCGGGGATGCTGTCGATTGGTGTCAGTTGGGGCTATCACGATATTGAAACGCTGAACAAGGCCGGGGCGCATGCCGTGATTGATCATTTCGATCAGCTGCCCGGATTGCTGGAAACCATGTGGGGAACTGGCCGCGATGCTGCCTGAAGCCGATCACAAAGATGACGACCTGAAACCGATCCGGGTGAAAATCACCGTTCCGGTCGAACCGGAATACGCGTTCGAGGCATTCACCAATGGCTTTGGCAATTGGTGGCCGACCGACAGCCATTCGCTGGCGCGTGAAAACTGCAAATCGGTCGAAATCAATCCGGGCCTTGGCGGCAAGATTGTCGAGCATGCCAAGGGCCGCGATCCGGTGGTCTGGGGCACTGTCGATATCTGGCAGGCAGGCGAACATGTTGCCTTTACCTGGCATCCGGGCTGGGAAGAAGGGGCTTATACCCGCATCAGTGTCACGTTCGAACAGAATGCCTTTGGCCGTTGCGTGATCCGGCTCAAGCACTGGGACTGGAAAAATCTGGGCGAAATCGCCCCGATGGTCCGCGACGGCTATGAAAGCGGCTGGAAATATGTTTTCGAACAGTGCTTTGCCAATTACCTGACGGCCAAGCGGCACTGACTGCTTTTAAAGCAGGCCATATTCCATCAAATCACGGCGCAGGCGGATCGGATCGCGGAACCAGTGGGTGGCAAAGCCCATTTCACGCGCCTGCTGAATATTCTTTTCACTGTCGTCGATAAACAGGGTTTCGCGCGGATCAAGTTTGAAGCGCGCGGCGGTAAGATCGAAAATCTGCGGGTCGGGCTTGGCCAGTTTTTCCTGACCCGAGACCAGAATGCCTTCGAAATGGCTTAGGAAACCGAACCGTTCAATCGCGTGCGGCCAGGTATCCGCCGACCAGTTGGTCAGCGCAAACAAACGCACATTGCCGCGTGATTTCAGTTCTTCAAGAATATGTACGGTGCGGTCAATCGACCTCTTCATCATTTCCGGCCAGCGGTCCATCCATGCCGCGATCTGGTCGCTATATTCCGGATAGCGATGCTGAAGATCGGGGATCGATTTGGCAAAGCGAAGCGCACCCTTGTCATGCAGGAAATTCCAGTGCGGATGACAGATTTCTGTCAGGAAACGTTCCATTTCGGCATCATCTTTGAAAATCTTGCGATACAGATGCCGTGGATCCCAATCGACCAGAACGCCGCCCAGATCAAAAAGAACCGTTTCGATAGTACGCATGATTTCCTCGGATGATTGGGAACGGGATCGACGTTTGGCTGTTAAAGCAGGCAACAGCAGACAGGGCAAGGGGACATTTGCATGACAATTGCCAGGATGGCGGTACAAAGGGTTGATCTGTAACGGGTTTGGGTGCGTACTCTTTTGGGGTAACAGGGATTTATGACGCGAGTGTGATTTGCAAATTCTTCGCATCTTGCGAAATGATGACGCGAAGAGCATCATGACAAATACAACCTGAAAAAACGCATGATCGTAACAAGACAGAGGAGGCTTGAATATGTGCACGCTTGACGGATGTGGCGTAAACGACCATCTCGGCCCGCCGCCGAAGGCCACGGATGAAGATCGCCGTCTGTTCCTTAAAGGCGCGGTTGCCTTGCCGCTTGCGGTTATTCTGGCCGATCCGATTTTGGCCCATGCCGCCGGATCGACATTGTCCCCCGTGACCATCACCACGCCGGGCGGGGAAAAAATGACCGCCGAAATCGCCATGCCTGCAACCCTTCCGGCCCCGACCGTCATTCTGATCCATGAATGGTGGGGCCTGAATGATCAAATCCGCGCGGTTGCGGCAGAATATGCCAAGCAGGGCTATATCGCGCTTGCGGTTGATCTGTATGGCAAGCCACCTGCAACCACGGCGGATGGGGCAAAGGCGCTGATGTCGGCGGTCAATCCGGCGATTGCCACCGAGAAATTGCAGGAATCCG
The Thalassospira xiamenensis M-5 = DSM 17429 DNA segment above includes these coding regions:
- a CDS encoding RluA family pseudouridine synthase, which codes for MSGVTLRKVKNDEAEMRLDRWFKRNCPEFTFGQVQKFLRGGQIRVDGKRAKAGQRLEPGQEVRVPPAPVMSGGGMGPWAEGNYDAANAAQHVKSGPAKSNATEEELQALRDSVIFYDEVVLAINKPAGLAVQGGTNTDLHVDGMLDALKLDSKERPKLVHRLDKDTSGVLLLARSASAANALTKAFKDKTTRKLYWAIVTGAPDEREGLIDAPLAKHGGKGGEKMVIDEKEGKSAQTIYRQLARAGRRAAWLALSPLTGRTHQLRAHCQAIECPILGDGKYGGAKAFLDGLSNQMHLHARAIDFPHPVTGHRVVIEAPVPEHFSATIKALNFDPKTPTKFLTPEIHREKEIKPKPKAKPSRLRKR
- a CDS encoding FMN-dependent NADH-azoreductase; amino-acid sequence: MTSILHINASVNGENSNSRQIASKLIERIVAATPAANVVERDLNDKSIPALTGEIVGAFYTPAENRTEAQKDVIAVSDKLVAELQASDVVVIGAPMYNFSVPSTLKAWVDLIARVGVTFNYTENGPKGLLEGKKAYIVVATGGVPVNSPADFATPYLKQVLGFVGISDIDVIDASGFAVNAEEAMERAIANVAAAPLPTAA
- the crcB gene encoding fluoride efflux transporter CrcB — translated: MQFSPLFIASIALGGAIGAVARYGVSALMGATLGHGFPWGTLTVNIVGSFLMGLLIELSAVKLSLSPEMRAFLVTGFLGAFTTFSTFSLDVATLYERGNIGLSGLYVAVSVCVGIAALFGAIALVRGVLQ
- a CDS encoding SRPBCC domain-containing protein, whose protein sequence is MLPEADHKDDDLKPIRVKITVPVEPEYAFEAFTNGFGNWWPTDSHSLARENCKSVEINPGLGGKIVEHAKGRDPVVWGTVDIWQAGEHVAFTWHPGWEEGAYTRISVTFEQNAFGRCVIRLKHWDWKNLGEIAPMVRDGYESGWKYVFEQCFANYLTAKRH
- a CDS encoding HAD family hydrolase — encoded protein: MRTIETVLFDLGGVLVDWDPRHLYRKIFKDDAEMERFLTEICHPHWNFLHDKGALRFAKSIPDLQHRYPEYSDQIAAWMDRWPEMMKRSIDRTVHILEELKSRGNVRLFALTNWSADTWPHAIERFGFLSHFEGILVSGQEKLAKPDPQIFDLTAARFKLDPRETLFIDDSEKNIQQAREMGFATHWFRDPIRLRRDLMEYGLL
- a CDS encoding dienelactone hydrolase family protein — encoded protein: MCTLDGCGVNDHLGPPPKATDEDRRLFLKGAVALPLAVILADPILAHAAGSTLSPVTITTPGGEKMTAEIAMPATLPAPTVILIHEWWGLNDQIRAVAAEYAKQGYIALAVDLYGKPPATTADGAKALMSAVNPAIATEKLQESVKFLKNHKDSTGKVGTVGWCFGGGWSLNTALAADVDAVVVYYGNVKKTAEQVSTLNAPLMGHFGTLDKSINKSMVNGFEESLKEAGKTDYQIFWYEADHAFANPTGGRYDAEDAKLSWERTMGFFDTHLS
- a CDS encoding DUF1499 domain-containing protein encodes the protein MKRVAIVLAWLLFVGGLTFAVIRFSGLLDSMLMADEPADISLGPDIDLPQSPTYFLICPPDACPSTDRNVPSPVFDASPDTVATALQATAGAQGMKLVEGNGLALELRFLARTPVFRFPDWVDVKVIPGENGGSRVFAYSRSVYGSDDFGQNEKRLKSWMAATVALIGRQAAPQN
- a CDS encoding HAD-IA family hydrolase; amino-acid sequence: MANDPLRLVVFDCDGTLVDSQHAIAHCMDHAFAAHDLDCPGLEKTRTIIGLSLPEAIRKLAAPGMIDDAIIEGVTAAYKAAFFELRQTPDFYEPLFPGVREMLAALDTRNWLLGVATGKARRGLDAVLARNALEGRFVTLQTCDNHPSKPHPSMLHAAMDETGVDAPNAVIIGDTAYDIEMGRAAGMLSIGVSWGYHDIETLNKAGAHAVIDHFDQLPGLLETMWGTGRDAA